One Spirochaeta africana DSM 8902 genomic window carries:
- a CDS encoding zinc ribbon domain-containing protein yields MKHKKHPKFFCENCGTDVPASAMMCPVCGRFFAAVRCPRCSYSGRQAEFKNGCPRCGYSGVPDTSAGSAGSEAQDQIRLPRKTRPLLPLFPSILITMILAFIGLVIIYMQL; encoded by the coding sequence ATGAAACATAAAAAGCACCCGAAATTCTTCTGTGAAAATTGCGGCACCGATGTGCCGGCATCGGCAATGATGTGCCCTGTCTGCGGCCGGTTTTTTGCTGCGGTGCGTTGCCCTCGCTGCTCCTATTCCGGGCGTCAGGCAGAGTTTAAGAACGGCTGTCCCCGCTGTGGCTATAGCGGGGTGCCCGATACGTCGGCCGGCTCTGCGGGGAGCGAGGCGCAGGATCAGATCCGACTGCCCAGGAAGACCCGCCCGCTTTTGCCGCTGTTCCCCAGTATTCTGATCACCATGATACTCGCCTTTATCGGGCTGGTGATAATCTATATGCAGCTGTAA
- a CDS encoding SpoIIE family protein phosphatase, with amino-acid sequence MTRYFQHAFILIFLLLLPSVLGGVEFFAAPVQLADQRVRFPDAGVHSDQLIVLYQEVIANSNEDGGRIFLRGMRSQDGKSWSQPQRLSAEIPYSSESPPTIYSAVFTNDEILLALSEADQRIALYRMRNADMTLERLGAVPGSEDLVAPRLFRRPDGGYLLFANRHRDFRIDIMLASSPDGVRWDDFRLFSEQPDLSLNFNPGYAHHNGEDVVVYQGLDPTVAGAYQLYLRSSEDAGQNWSAAARITDFGGGGNPPEAFDNQRPFLQQVSGQLLLAWERRQGNQTRQVFLGELDGSSGFLSSPEQVSTGFSNANAPKVLQHNDELAVVWLQSRSDGDRVLLAQRDGFDWPVRVINQNLPGSASFPVFRSFRDRLHVFWQNRRTESTGLAHLPPDQHVDPPQLSARNFPAGGRARISQAEVQIIPPDDPSGVVGYRYVWGGSPAPVVPTTADPDPREILQLPADRDGRWYLHVRARDAAGNWSQPATLSFERDTTPPPPVSFEPQDTDQDGFLTSNTFTVNWQPPDDPNIVGYSYRYQRVGSIAAGIPDDLPAGLQPPPTAINTRDTSFRRVNEDNGLWVLSVVAVDDVGNRSEPAYQFLPLNKYIPVTIVRLVDVQADAVGRMQITLSGRGFTADGRISRIAIEDVDTGNTVYEYRLADGDYRVVNDTTITGLTIARPLPGQYRILLEHPDRGIYRVPRLLEIDTSGTVKFGDFTVTYQPEWGVYAPSVGIILSYTSIWFWLLLLFLLIASIASGVQLVRITSEASAIRLEAAALLKGELMKLDAPAKVAAQRARKRGAGLRVKFTVFATLLVTSVVLMVAITLGSFVLDTQSRTLSQGLQDRVEVLLESIVTAAGGFLPAPEGNVPELNSLTNQIAVMPEAMHATITGRGREDASSFNYIWATNNPELVDGLVRGVTELEDDLSDAVVGMEERINTEARETLGDIAREIDNFTADIVRLALDDSPEAEQQRQDIDAVRSELETQLNQRLNEIGGGSRSRPQFDPDNLSSDQTEYVFYQPVLYRNPNEDIYFRGMVRMGVSTELILQEIEASQRTLILTTGIIALIAIGLGVVGALLLATIIIIPINRLVRGVEQIRITEDKRQLKGHEIQVKTRDELHVLAESVNLMTQGLVKAAEASEELTIGKEVQKMFIPLTQKDGKTKLSTGREVTDNYEFFGYYEGAKTVSGDYFTYTRLDPHTYGLIKCDVAGKGVSAALIMVEVATLFMNHFRDWNNPNLSGKALLQRRAQLRNLDGMLRSMNDLLEQTALAGRFAALTVGIFDLQNHQLTLANAGDNQVHLYRSRDRRTRQYEMPDAPAAGVFPSELIPNGYQPAVFSLEAGDMVLFFTDGLEEAKRILRDRDYRQKFEDDGVGDEEFSIDRIHRITEAIQSGGVYQLRRKDNPLPDEELLFDFSGMEPNAENTVLAMIAIEKIFRIYPDPQAGPDDRVVVDQVVDDFLKERFSAYSQYFSHPVEPARGGSEEYRQYAYIKEDEQYDDLTLLAIRRKQ; translated from the coding sequence TTGACACGGTATTTTCAGCACGCCTTCATACTGATTTTTCTCCTGCTGCTGCCGTCAGTCCTGGGCGGGGTGGAGTTTTTTGCTGCTCCTGTTCAGCTGGCTGACCAGCGGGTTCGCTTTCCGGATGCCGGTGTGCACAGCGACCAGCTGATAGTGCTGTACCAGGAGGTCATTGCCAATAGCAATGAGGATGGCGGCCGGATTTTTCTGCGCGGTATGCGCAGTCAGGATGGGAAATCCTGGAGTCAGCCGCAGCGGCTTTCGGCCGAGATCCCGTACAGCAGTGAAAGCCCGCCAACGATCTACAGCGCGGTGTTCACCAACGACGAGATCCTGTTGGCATTGTCCGAGGCTGATCAGCGGATTGCTCTTTATCGCATGCGCAATGCCGACATGACACTGGAGAGGCTGGGTGCGGTGCCCGGCAGTGAGGATCTGGTAGCACCGCGGTTGTTTCGTCGGCCTGATGGCGGCTATCTGCTGTTTGCCAATCGCCACCGGGATTTCCGCATCGATATTATGCTGGCCTCGAGCCCCGACGGGGTCAGATGGGATGACTTCCGGCTGTTTTCGGAACAGCCGGATCTGTCGCTGAATTTCAACCCTGGCTATGCCCATCACAACGGCGAGGATGTGGTGGTGTATCAGGGGCTGGATCCGACGGTCGCCGGCGCCTATCAGTTGTACCTGCGCAGCTCTGAGGATGCCGGCCAGAACTGGTCGGCGGCAGCCCGGATAACCGATTTCGGCGGGGGCGGGAATCCTCCCGAAGCATTTGACAATCAGCGACCGTTCCTGCAGCAGGTGTCCGGACAGCTGCTGCTGGCCTGGGAACGGCGGCAGGGGAATCAGACCCGACAGGTGTTTCTGGGAGAGCTGGATGGCTCCTCCGGCTTTCTGTCCTCCCCGGAGCAGGTCTCAACCGGATTCAGCAATGCCAACGCACCGAAGGTGCTGCAGCACAACGATGAACTGGCGGTAGTCTGGCTGCAGAGTCGGTCCGACGGGGATCGGGTATTGCTGGCACAGCGCGACGGGTTTGACTGGCCTGTCCGGGTTATTAATCAGAATCTGCCCGGATCGGCATCGTTTCCGGTTTTTCGAAGCTTCCGTGATCGTCTGCATGTCTTCTGGCAGAACCGACGTACCGAGAGCACCGGACTGGCACATCTGCCGCCGGATCAGCACGTTGACCCGCCGCAGCTGAGTGCGAGGAACTTTCCTGCGGGCGGTCGTGCACGGATCAGCCAGGCAGAGGTGCAGATCATCCCGCCGGATGACCCGTCCGGTGTGGTAGGGTACCGTTATGTCTGGGGGGGCAGTCCGGCTCCGGTTGTGCCGACAACAGCAGACCCCGATCCGCGCGAGATTTTGCAGCTGCCTGCCGACCGCGATGGTCGCTGGTACCTGCATGTGCGGGCCCGGGATGCTGCCGGTAACTGGTCCCAACCGGCAACCCTGTCGTTCGAGCGTGATACAACCCCGCCGCCACCGGTGAGCTTTGAACCCCAGGATACCGACCAGGACGGTTTTTTAACATCCAATACCTTTACCGTGAACTGGCAGCCGCCGGATGATCCCAATATTGTCGGGTACAGCTATCGCTATCAGCGGGTGGGGTCGATTGCTGCCGGTATACCCGATGACCTCCCTGCAGGTCTGCAGCCGCCCCCGACAGCGATTAACACCCGGGACACCAGCTTTCGCCGGGTAAACGAGGATAACGGACTGTGGGTGCTGAGCGTGGTTGCGGTTGATGATGTCGGGAATCGCAGTGAGCCGGCCTATCAGTTTCTGCCGCTGAACAAGTATATCCCGGTCACGATTGTTCGTCTGGTTGATGTACAGGCCGATGCTGTGGGGAGAATGCAGATTACCCTGAGTGGTCGCGGGTTCACCGCTGACGGCCGGATATCACGTATTGCGATCGAGGATGTAGATACCGGTAACACGGTATATGAGTATCGCCTGGCCGATGGTGATTACCGGGTGGTGAATGACACCACCATAACCGGTCTGACTATTGCCAGACCACTGCCCGGGCAGTACCGGATTCTGCTTGAACATCCCGATCGCGGTATCTACCGGGTGCCGCGACTGCTGGAGATAGACACCTCCGGCACCGTGAAATTTGGCGACTTCACCGTGACCTATCAGCCGGAGTGGGGTGTGTACGCCCCATCTGTCGGTATAATCCTGTCGTACACCAGTATCTGGTTCTGGCTGCTGCTGCTGTTCCTGTTGATTGCCTCGATCGCCTCCGGTGTTCAGCTGGTACGAATTACCAGCGAGGCCAGCGCGATCCGGCTCGAGGCAGCAGCCTTGCTGAAAGGAGAGCTTATGAAACTCGATGCCCCTGCCAAGGTCGCCGCCCAGCGAGCCCGCAAACGAGGTGCCGGCTTGCGGGTAAAGTTTACGGTTTTTGCAACCCTGCTGGTGACCTCTGTGGTACTTATGGTGGCCATCACCCTGGGATCATTTGTTCTGGATACACAGTCGCGCACCCTGTCCCAGGGGCTGCAGGATCGGGTAGAGGTACTGCTGGAATCGATTGTAACTGCTGCCGGCGGATTTCTGCCGGCGCCTGAGGGGAATGTACCGGAACTCAACTCGCTTACCAACCAGATTGCGGTTATGCCGGAGGCAATGCATGCCACCATTACCGGCCGCGGGCGCGAAGATGCCTCAAGTTTTAACTACATCTGGGCTACCAACAACCCCGAGCTGGTTGACGGATTGGTACGAGGGGTAACCGAGCTTGAGGATGACCTCTCTGATGCAGTCGTCGGGATGGAGGAGCGCATAAACACCGAGGCCCGCGAGACACTGGGTGATATCGCGCGGGAAATCGATAATTTTACGGCCGACATCGTTCGTCTGGCACTGGACGACAGTCCCGAGGCTGAACAACAGCGACAGGACATCGATGCTGTCCGGTCCGAGCTCGAGACCCAGCTGAATCAGCGATTGAACGAGATCGGGGGCGGCTCCCGCAGCCGGCCGCAATTCGACCCGGACAATCTTTCCAGCGATCAAACCGAGTATGTATTCTATCAGCCGGTGCTGTATCGAAATCCGAACGAGGATATCTATTTCAGGGGGATGGTACGCATGGGGGTGAGTACCGAGCTTATCCTGCAGGAGATTGAGGCCAGTCAGCGTACCCTGATCCTGACCACCGGAATCATCGCCCTGATTGCAATCGGGTTGGGGGTTGTCGGGGCCTTGCTGCTGGCCACCATCATCATTATCCCGATCAACCGGCTGGTGCGCGGGGTAGAGCAGATTCGTATAACCGAGGATAAACGACAGCTAAAGGGCCATGAGATTCAGGTGAAGACCCGCGATGAACTTCATGTACTGGCCGAGTCGGTCAACCTGATGACCCAGGGGCTGGTCAAGGCAGCTGAAGCAAGTGAGGAACTCACGATCGGGAAAGAAGTGCAGAAGATGTTTATTCCCCTGACACAGAAGGACGGCAAAACCAAGCTCAGTACCGGTCGCGAGGTGACCGACAACTATGAGTTCTTTGGCTACTACGAGGGTGCCAAGACGGTTTCGGGTGACTACTTTACCTATACCAGACTCGATCCGCATACCTACGGTCTTATCAAATGTGATGTGGCTGGAAAGGGGGTGTCGGCCGCCCTTATCATGGTTGAGGTGGCCACCCTGTTCATGAACCACTTTCGCGACTGGAATAATCCGAACCTGAGCGGCAAGGCTTTGCTGCAGCGCCGGGCACAGTTGCGCAACCTGGACGGCATGCTGCGCAGTATGAATGACCTGCTTGAGCAGACCGCACTGGCCGGGCGCTTTGCGGCCTTGACGGTCGGTATCTTCGACCTGCAGAATCACCAGTTGACCCTGGCAAATGCCGGTGATAATCAGGTGCATCTTTATCGTTCCCGGGATCGCCGGACCCGGCAGTATGAAATGCCGGATGCACCCGCTGCCGGTGTTTTTCCGAGTGAGTTGATTCCCAATGGCTATCAGCCCGCCGTGTTCAGCCTTGAGGCAGGTGACATGGTGCTGTTTTTTACCGACGGTCTCGAAGAAGCCAAGCGCATCTTGCGTGATCGTGACTATCGGCAAAAATTCGAAGATGACGGGGTTGGGGACGAAGAGTTCTCTATCGACCGCATTCATCGAATAACCGAGGCGATCCAGTCTGGCGGCGTGTATCAGCTGCGCCGCAAGGATAATCCGCTTCCGGACGAGGAACTGCTGTTTGATTTTTCCGGTATGGAACCTAATGCCGAGAACACCGTGCTGGCAATGATCGCTATCGAGAAGATATTCCGTATCTATCCTGATCCCCAGGCCGGGCCGGATGATCGGGTAGTGGTAGACCAGGTGGTTGACGACTTTTTGAAGGAGCGGTTTTCCGCATACAGTCAGTACTTCAGCCATCCGGTTGAACCTGCCCGCGGCGGATCGGAGGAATATCGGCAGTATGCCTATATCAAGGAAGATGAACAGTACGATGATCTGACGTTGCTGGCGATTCGGCGGAAGCAATGA
- a CDS encoding UPF0164 family protein: MNMVRTVSVVLLLVFPTALAVAEGYSAFYAQLVEMFQQFEDDNTGLTTMATLKIPIGGEFEGMATAYTAVAQDISFLESNPAGSATLKETELAVFHSNLIDQASMESIAFTRRWDQLGIGAGTKIVHVPFEGIDYQGREVSSGRYVEAVGGLNASYNLFSGFYFHGLSIGANLKYATRVVPESIAPGQSAITGLADIGVLTRFNLLKFYSARERNFSVGAALRNFGPEVMGEPVPTSAHFGLAYAPIRPVLLAADAIVPWNPFSDVPAERIGFAVGLRADITSFLRLTSGFTVQGGAPRFVIGNQIDIGDVRLSANYTIDYTTRFTRPDRFSLQASLKFGDHGRAELQSQVENLYLEGLIAFAEGELELSAALAEQALALNPRFDPARELVQLSQESLELQQEMESLETLGDS, translated from the coding sequence ATGAACATGGTTCGCACCGTTTCAGTTGTACTCCTGCTCGTTTTCCCGACGGCCCTGGCTGTTGCCGAGGGCTATTCGGCCTTCTATGCGCAGCTGGTAGAGATGTTCCAGCAGTTCGAGGATGACAACACCGGACTTACCACCATGGCAACACTGAAAATACCGATTGGCGGCGAATTCGAGGGAATGGCAACCGCCTACACTGCTGTAGCACAGGATATCTCGTTTCTCGAGTCAAATCCGGCTGGCAGCGCTACCCTCAAGGAAACCGAGCTGGCGGTTTTTCACAGCAATCTCATCGACCAGGCCTCTATGGAGAGCATTGCCTTTACGCGACGCTGGGATCAGCTGGGGATAGGTGCCGGAACCAAGATCGTCCACGTACCGTTCGAGGGGATCGATTATCAGGGGCGTGAGGTCAGCAGTGGTCGCTATGTGGAGGCAGTTGGAGGACTGAACGCTTCCTACAACCTGTTTTCCGGCTTCTACTTTCATGGTCTGTCTATCGGTGCCAACCTGAAATATGCCACCCGGGTTGTGCCGGAAAGCATCGCCCCGGGCCAGTCAGCCATAACCGGCCTGGCGGATATCGGGGTGCTCACCCGCTTTAATCTGCTCAAATTTTACTCGGCCCGTGAACGCAATTTCTCGGTGGGTGCCGCCCTGCGGAACTTCGGTCCCGAGGTAATGGGAGAGCCGGTGCCAACCTCGGCCCATTTCGGTCTGGCCTATGCACCGATACGCCCGGTTCTGCTGGCTGCTGATGCCATAGTGCCCTGGAACCCCTTCTCTGATGTCCCCGCCGAACGCATCGGGTTTGCGGTTGGTCTGCGGGCCGACATCACCTCTTTTCTACGCCTGACCTCGGGGTTTACCGTGCAGGGCGGAGCCCCACGATTTGTGATCGGCAACCAGATCGACATTGGAGATGTCCGCCTGTCCGCAAACTACACCATCGACTACACCACCCGGTTCACTCGCCCCGACCGTTTCAGTCTGCAGGCATCGCTCAAATTCGGGGATCATGGGCGGGCAGAACTGCAATCGCAGGTGGAAAACCTCTATCTTGAAGGGCTGATAGCCTTTGCAGAGGGTGAACTCGAACTGAGCGCAGCCCTGGCGGAACAGGCCCTGGCCTTGAATCCTCGCTTCGATCCGGCCAGGGAGCTGGTACAGCTTTCCCAGGAATCCCTGGAACTGCAGCAGGAGATGGAATCACTCGAAACCCTGGGCGACAGCTGA
- a CDS encoding ankyrin repeat domain-containing protein codes for MKVGIFFCGSQQEFTHQLLQTAERRSIPAAAYRIGQTWEQLDGQEFQFHLRQITHIIILITPRALRSRWFAFLNGYASGGDIPVYLCCRRSAECDFRLPQYVQHIPLYTEVDELMDELLREQDIDSAVQRIENAKAELTAMGYPLTEEALVSSAEDGIAAAVSWFLQIGFSPDTLNKAGVPILNLAARQQHLKVMRLLLESGADVNLAGADRRTTVLMESAVQGAMDAVDLVLEYAPDLDRQSASGQTALMMAIGEGQLAIAMRLLDQGAAVEPVDALGMTAYKYAKLFDHQELIERLEQISR; via the coding sequence ATGAAGGTCGGTATTTTTTTCTGCGGTTCACAACAGGAGTTTACTCACCAGCTGCTGCAGACAGCTGAACGGCGCAGCATCCCGGCTGCGGCGTATCGCATCGGGCAGACCTGGGAACAGCTTGACGGACAGGAGTTTCAATTTCATCTGCGTCAGATTACCCACATTATTATTCTGATTACCCCGCGGGCACTCAGATCACGCTGGTTTGCCTTCCTGAACGGATATGCTTCGGGAGGTGATATCCCGGTATATCTGTGCTGTCGACGCTCGGCAGAATGCGATTTCCGGCTGCCGCAGTATGTACAGCATATCCCGCTGTACACCGAGGTTGATGAATTGATGGATGAGCTGCTGCGAGAGCAGGATATTGACAGTGCCGTGCAGCGTATCGAGAACGCCAAGGCCGAGCTGACGGCAATGGGCTATCCGCTCACCGAAGAGGCCCTGGTGTCGTCCGCGGAGGACGGGATTGCGGCGGCCGTTTCCTGGTTTCTGCAGATTGGATTCAGCCCGGATACCCTCAATAAGGCCGGTGTGCCCATACTGAATCTGGCAGCCCGACAGCAGCATCTCAAGGTGATGCGGCTGCTGCTGGAGTCCGGCGCGGACGTGAATCTGGCCGGGGCCGACCGTCGTACCACGGTGTTGATGGAGTCGGCTGTGCAGGGAGCCATGGATGCGGTGGATCTGGTGCTGGAGTATGCCCCGGACCTGGATCGGCAGAGTGCCAGTGGGCAAACAGCATTGATGATGGCAATCGGCGAGGGACAGCTGGCTATCGCCATGCGACTGCTGGACCAGGGGGCGGCGGTCGAGCCGGTAGATGCACTGGGTATGACAGCCTATAAATACGCCAAGCTGTTTGATCATCAAGAATTGATCGAACGACTGGAGCAAATCTCGCGTTGA